One Clostridium novyi NT genomic window carries:
- a CDS encoding YecA family protein, whose amino-acid sequence MNLENIILNLNNKKGLIDKDIINNLQELKQIYVRQNDQNKAKEIWCIQQVIKIKNHYINAFNNLKKKKYFEAWKDYERVEVEFTFLRRHFNYSNNLYNLEFIECYSRKFQKLFPYVLFMSRESIIKKSKCSICGKEISLRKSCGHKIGEIYNGEMCFRNVVDMEFLAMAIVKNPADKFAVLFLKDKEYDYSMLQNLINYLDNPYDKWDLKILKELNPKYKNVGRNEKCPCGSQKKYKKCCLKNDNDKIEHYKIVLYDKAKKQSIPKTLKE is encoded by the coding sequence ATGAATTTAGAAAATATTATACTAAATTTAAATAACAAAAAAGGTTTAATAGATAAAGATATTATTAATAATTTACAAGAGTTAAAACAAATTTATGTTAGACAAAATGATCAAAATAAAGCAAAAGAAATATGGTGTATACAGCAAGTTATTAAAATTAAAAATCATTATATAAATGCATTCAATAATCTTAAAAAGAAAAAATATTTTGAAGCATGGAAAGATTATGAAAGGGTAGAAGTTGAATTTACATTTTTAAGAAGACATTTTAACTATTCTAATAATCTTTATAATTTAGAATTTATAGAATGTTATTCAAGAAAATTTCAAAAACTGTTTCCTTATGTTCTTTTCATGAGTCGTGAATCAATAATAAAAAAGTCAAAATGTTCAATTTGTGGTAAAGAAATATCTTTGCGGAAATCATGTGGACATAAAATCGGTGAAATTTACAATGGAGAAATGTGTTTTAGAAATGTAGTTGATATGGAGTTTTTAGCCATGGCTATTGTTAAAAATCCAGCAGATAAGTTTGCAGTATTGTTTCTAAAAGACAAAGAATATGATTATTCTATGCTACAGAACTTAATAAATTATTTAGATAATCCTTATGACAAATGGGACTTGAAAATATTAAAAGAACTAAATCCTAAATATAAAAACGTGGGACGAAATGAAAAATGTCCTTGTGGATCACAAAAAAAATATAAAAAATGTTGTTTAAAAAATGATAATGATAAGATAGAACATTATAAAATTGTACTTTATGATAAAGCTAAAAAACAAAGCATTCCTAAAACTTTGAAAGAATAA
- a CDS encoding terminase small subunit yields the protein MKLTPKQKAFADYYIQLGNATEAAIKAGYNKKTARQIGSMNLTKVDIKNYIQERMTQLEDKRIAKAEEVLQYLTRVVRGEENEPLAVQEQEPVIGEDGKKKGYRTVTKVINIGPNIKDRNKAAELLGKRYRLFTEKVEVEGNVGIEIVDDIDE from the coding sequence GTGAAGCTAACACCAAAACAGAAGGCATTTGCTGACTATTATATACAGTTAGGCAATGCCACAGAAGCAGCAATAAAAGCTGGATATAATAAGAAGACAGCAAGGCAAATAGGAAGTATGAACTTAACAAAAGTTGACATTAAAAACTATATACAAGAAAGAATGACGCAATTAGAAGACAAACGCATAGCAAAAGCAGAAGAAGTGCTTCAATATCTTACTAGAGTTGTTAGAGGTGAAGAAAATGAACCTTTAGCAGTTCAAGAGCAAGAGCCAGTAATAGGAGAAGATGGTAAGAAAAAAGGCTATAGAACTGTAACTAAAGTCATTAATATAGGACCTAACATAAAAGATAGAAATAAAGCCGCAGAACTCTTAGGAAAGAGATATAGATTATTTACAGAAAAAGTTGAAGTTGAAGGGAATGTAGGGATAGAGATAGTAGATGATATAGATGAATAA
- a CDS encoding PBSX family phage terminase large subunit gives MNKQIVKLKSIIAPSFHQVHRDIKKGLYTHHWLKGGRGSTKSSFISIEIIFNMMKDSKQGKVTNAVIFRRVKDTLRGSVFEQMLWAIEKLKCESEWEVNYSPLKLTYKPLGTVILFKGADNPLKMKSIKVAKGYIKYIWYEEVDEFEGYDKIRNINQSLMRGGPKFCVFYSFNPPESQRNWANMEVLETRKDKLVHHSNYLGVPREWLGKQFILEAEHLKKVNHLKYEHDYLGAVTGTGGEVFTNVTIRKITDEEIASFDRVHRGLDFGYASDPLHYTVNHYDKTRRRLYIFYEIHKAGMSNSSAVETIKQENKSNNRIVADSAEPRTIAEFKKLGLKIIGAKKGPDSVEHGVKFLQDLEEIIIDKERCPNTAREFLGYELEKDKEGNFKAEFPDKNNHSIDSIRYSLEDEMKAKKWLV, from the coding sequence ATGAATAAGCAAATAGTAAAATTAAAATCAATAATAGCACCCAGTTTTCATCAAGTTCATAGAGATATTAAAAAAGGACTTTATACTCATCATTGGCTAAAGGGCGGTCGTGGTAGCACAAAGTCCTCTTTTATTTCTATTGAAATTATATTTAATATGATGAAGGATTCAAAGCAAGGCAAAGTTACTAATGCAGTAATTTTTAGAAGGGTAAAAGATACTTTAAGAGGGTCTGTATTTGAACAGATGTTATGGGCAATAGAGAAACTTAAATGTGAGAGTGAATGGGAAGTTAATTATTCACCGTTAAAGTTAACATATAAACCTTTAGGAACTGTAATATTATTTAAAGGTGCTGACAATCCTCTTAAAATGAAATCTATTAAAGTTGCCAAAGGATATATTAAATATATTTGGTATGAAGAAGTAGATGAATTTGAAGGTTACGATAAGATAAGAAATATTAATCAATCTCTTATGAGGGGTGGCCCAAAGTTTTGTGTATTTTATTCTTTCAACCCACCAGAAAGTCAAAGAAATTGGGCGAATATGGAGGTGTTAGAAACAAGAAAAGATAAGTTGGTTCATCATAGCAATTATTTAGGTGTTCCTAGAGAGTGGCTAGGGAAACAGTTTATATTAGAAGCTGAACATCTTAAGAAAGTAAATCATCTTAAATATGAACATGATTATTTAGGAGCAGTTACTGGAACTGGTGGAGAGGTATTTACTAATGTAACTATACGAAAAATAACTGATGAAGAAATAGCAAGCTTTGATAGAGTACATAGAGGTTTAGACTTTGGTTATGCTAGTGACCCATTACACTATACAGTAAATCATTATGATAAAACTAGAAGAAGATTATATATATTCTATGAAATTCATAAGGCTGGAATGAGTAATAGTTCAGCAGTAGAAACTATAAAACAAGAAAATAAAAGTAATAACAGAATTGTAGCAGATAGTGCTGAACCTAGAACAATAGCAGAATTTAAAAAATTAGGATTAAAGATTATTGGAGCAAAGAAGGGTCCAGATAGTGTAGAGCATGGTGTTAAGTTTTTACAGGACTTAGAAGAGATAATTATTGATAAAGAAAGATGCCCTAATACTGCTAGAGAGTTCTTAGGTTATGAACTAGAAAAAGATAAAGAAGGAAACTTTAAAGCAGAGTTCCCAGATAAAAATAACCATAGTATAGATTCTATTAGGTATTCATTAGAAGATGAAATGAAAGCTAAGAAATGGCTAGTGTAG